In Flavobacterium gelatinilyticum, a genomic segment contains:
- the rlmN gene encoding 23S rRNA (adenine(2503)-C(2))-methyltransferase RlmN, with protein MQIEKKDIRALSKDQLRDFFVANNDKAFRGNQVYEWLWNKGAHSFDDMTNVAKSTRSMLEENFVINHIKVDTMQRSSDGTVKNAVRLHDGLVVESVLIPTETRTTACVSSQVGCSLDCNFCATARLKRMRNLEPGEIYDQILAIDKESRLYYNHPLSNIVFMGMGEPLMNYNNVIKAIDMITSPEGLGMSPKRIMVSTSGIPKMIKKMADDDVKFKLAVSLHSAIDEIRAKIMPFSKNFPLKDLREALEYWYRKTKSKISYEYVVWKGINDDKASVDALVKFCKYVPCKVNLIEYNPIDDGEFQQASEESIMAYIKALENIGVVVKVRRSRGKDIDAACGQLANKEA; from the coding sequence ATGCAAATTGAGAAAAAAGACATAAGAGCCTTATCAAAAGATCAGTTACGTGATTTTTTTGTCGCAAACAACGACAAAGCATTTCGCGGTAATCAGGTTTATGAATGGCTATGGAATAAAGGGGCGCATAGTTTTGATGATATGACCAATGTTGCGAAATCAACACGGTCTATGCTTGAAGAAAATTTTGTTATCAATCATATTAAGGTAGATACCATGCAGCGCAGCAGTGACGGAACAGTGAAAAATGCCGTACGTCTGCATGATGGTTTAGTGGTAGAATCGGTTTTGATTCCTACCGAAACCAGAACAACCGCCTGCGTGTCCAGTCAGGTTGGCTGCAGTTTAGATTGTAATTTCTGTGCTACTGCCCGATTAAAGCGTATGCGAAATCTGGAACCGGGCGAAATCTACGATCAGATTCTGGCTATTGATAAGGAAAGCCGTTTATATTACAATCATCCGCTTTCGAATATTGTTTTTATGGGGATGGGCGAACCTTTAATGAACTATAATAATGTCATTAAAGCAATCGATATGATTACTTCGCCTGAAGGGTTAGGAATGTCTCCAAAACGTATTATGGTCTCAACATCGGGAATCCCGAAAATGATCAAAAAAATGGCCGATGATGATGTGAAATTCAAACTGGCTGTTTCCCTGCATTCGGCAATTGATGAAATCCGTGCGAAGATCATGCCTTTCAGCAAAAACTTTCCTTTGAAAGATTTAAGAGAAGCATTAGAATACTGGTACAGAAAAACGAAAAGTAAAATCTCATACGAGTATGTGGTATGGAAAGGAATAAACGACGATAAAGCTTCGGTTGATGCGTTGGTAAAGTTTTGCAAATATGTGCCGTGTAAAGTTAATTTAATCGAATACAATCCAATTGATGACGGTGAGTTCCAGCAGGCTTCAGAAGAATCGATTATGGCATACATAAAAGCATTGGAGAATATTGGTGTTGTGGTTAAGGTAAGACGAAGCCGAGGCAAGGATATTGATGCCGCATGCGGACAATTAGCGAATAAGGAAGCGTAA
- a CDS encoding YceI family protein: MINLYYILTMKTINSILLTVIFTTMSLQTNAQRNYIVSSNSTFEVAGTSTVHDWVMKSTEGTGSANLTVKDSKLAGINSLNITLLAESLKSYKTSMDQVAYEAMDTEKNKNIGYVLKSAERIDDNTWSLTGTFTIAGVSKEYVTQVKVTSNKGAFILQGSNQITFGDFEMAPPKAALGVVKAGKDLTIFFNITLS, translated from the coding sequence ATGATTAACCTTTACTACATTCTTACCATGAAAACAATTAACTCAATTTTACTGACAGTGATTTTTACAACTATGTCATTACAGACAAATGCACAGAGAAACTACATTGTAAGCAGCAATTCGACTTTTGAAGTAGCAGGAACTTCTACAGTGCATGATTGGGTAATGAAATCGACAGAAGGAACAGGCAGTGCTAACTTAACCGTTAAAGATTCTAAGCTTGCCGGTATAAACAGTTTAAACATTACATTATTAGCCGAAAGTTTAAAAAGCTACAAAACAAGTATGGACCAGGTGGCTTATGAAGCCATGGATACTGAAAAAAACAAAAACATTGGATATGTATTAAAATCTGCTGAAAGGATAGACGACAATACCTGGTCGCTTACCGGAACTTTTACTATTGCAGGTGTAAGCAAAGAATATGTAACTCAGGTAAAAGTAACCTCTAATAAAGGTGCTTTTATTTTACAGGGTTCTAATCAGATTACTTTTGGTGATTTTGAGATGGCGCCTCCAAAAGCCGCTCTTGGTGTTGTAAAAGCCGGAAAAGATTTAACTATATTTTTTAACATCACTTTAAGTTAA
- a CDS encoding YceI family protein: MKATKFRLFAFVITFLGITSFAVAQKTYTLDNKSTFSVAGTSTLHDWEMKSASGAGTANLTIANSKLTDIEALSITLLVETIKSEKKSMDKVAYETLKTDKNKNIKYVLKSAEKVNETTWELTGTYTIAGVSKVYKTTVKTTVTKDGLNLQGSNKITFTDFGMKSPTAMLGTIKTGQDLTIKFNLNFN, translated from the coding sequence ATGAAAGCCACAAAATTTAGATTATTCGCATTTGTAATTACATTCCTAGGTATTACCTCATTTGCTGTTGCACAAAAAACGTACACTTTAGATAACAAATCTACCTTTTCAGTTGCAGGTACTTCAACACTGCATGACTGGGAAATGAAATCAGCATCTGGAGCAGGAACAGCAAATTTAACGATAGCCAATTCTAAGCTTACTGATATCGAAGCATTGTCAATTACTCTTTTAGTTGAAACTATTAAAAGCGAGAAAAAAAGCATGGATAAAGTAGCTTACGAAACTTTAAAAACAGATAAAAACAAAAACATTAAATACGTTCTAAAATCTGCCGAAAAAGTAAACGAGACTACTTGGGAGTTAACAGGAACTTACACAATAGCCGGGGTTAGCAAAGTGTACAAAACAACTGTAAAAACAACTGTAACAAAAGATGGACTAAACTTACAGGGGTCAAACAAAATCACTTTTACAGACTTCGGAATGAAATCTCCAACTGCAATGCTGGGAACTATTAAAACAGGACAAGACTTAACAATCAAATTTAATTTAAATTTTAATTAA
- a CDS encoding O-methyltransferase codes for MHFISQELEDYIEQHSENEPELLAKLNKETYQKILLPRMLSGHFQGRVLSMLSKLIRPVNILEIGTYTGYAALCLCEGMQENGQLHTIDIKEELVDFQRKYFDASPWGNQIFQHLGEAVDIIPTLDLKFDLVFIDADKENYLNYWEMIVPKMNKGGIILSDNVLWSGKILDPVHPNDTSTKVLLEYNKLLKEDPRVETVLLPIRDGLTVSRVL; via the coding sequence ATGCATTTTATATCACAGGAATTAGAAGATTATATCGAGCAGCATTCTGAAAACGAACCGGAATTGTTAGCAAAACTGAACAAAGAAACGTATCAAAAAATTCTTCTTCCCAGAATGCTCAGCGGTCATTTTCAGGGTCGCGTATTAAGCATGTTATCTAAATTGATTCGTCCGGTAAATATTCTTGAAATCGGCACTTACACAGGCTATGCAGCTTTGTGTTTATGCGAAGGCATGCAGGAAAACGGACAATTGCATACCATTGATATAAAAGAAGAACTGGTTGATTTTCAGAGGAAGTATTTTGACGCCTCACCTTGGGGAAATCAGATTTTCCAGCATTTGGGTGAAGCCGTAGATATTATTCCGACTCTTGATTTAAAATTTGATTTGGTTTTTATTGATGCCGATAAAGAAAACTACTTAAACTATTGGGAAATGATTGTTCCTAAAATGAATAAAGGAGGTATTATTTTATCTGACAATGTTTTATGGAGCGGTAAAATCCTTGATCCGGTTCATCCAAATGACACCAGCACTAAAGTTCTTTTAGAATACAATAAACTTTTAAAAGAAGATCCCAGAGTCGAAACCGTTTTACTGCCAATTCGCGATGGATTAACAGTGAGCAGAGTTTTATAA
- a CDS encoding phytanoyl-CoA dioxygenase family protein: MPRTEEIHSEGFSIINNVFTESEIENIISLIEKTTGNNPENSTFRKSQDLFAIRQFHKEVPETLPFIFNQNVQDIIESNFGKGYFITKSIYFDKPENSNWFVAYHQDLTISVDKKADVQNFENWTVKQNQFAVQPPAEILEDNFTIRIHIDKTTKDNGALKVINNSHSKGIVRIENFDFKNEKETICEVEKGGIMIMKPLLFHASNKTTNNERRRVIHIEFSKKQLPSGLEWSEKTILQN; this comes from the coding sequence ATGCCGCGAACTGAAGAAATCCATTCTGAAGGTTTTTCGATAATCAACAATGTTTTTACCGAAAGTGAAATTGAGAATATCATTTCGCTGATTGAAAAAACAACCGGAAACAATCCTGAAAACAGCACTTTTAGAAAATCTCAGGATTTATTTGCTATCAGGCAGTTTCATAAAGAAGTTCCCGAAACTTTACCTTTTATATTCAACCAAAATGTACAGGACATTATTGAATCGAATTTTGGGAAAGGATATTTTATAACCAAATCTATTTACTTTGACAAACCGGAAAATTCAAACTGGTTTGTGGCTTATCATCAGGACTTAACCATTTCTGTTGACAAGAAAGCTGACGTACAAAATTTTGAGAACTGGACCGTAAAACAAAATCAATTTGCCGTACAGCCTCCGGCAGAAATCCTCGAAGACAATTTTACCATCAGGATTCATATTGACAAGACAACTAAAGACAATGGTGCTTTAAAAGTAATCAACAATTCACATTCAAAAGGAATAGTGAGAATTGAAAATTTTGATTTTAAAAATGAAAAAGAAACCATTTGCGAAGTTGAAAAAGGCGGTATTATGATTATGAAACCACTTTTGTTTCATGCATCAAACAAAACTACCAATAATGAACGCAGAAGGGTTATCCACATTGAATTCAGTAAAAAACAGCTTCCATCCGGATTAGAATGGAGCGAAAAAACAATTCTTCAGAATTAA
- a CDS encoding phosphatase PAP2 family protein → MLEKIQELDIRLLVYLNGLGSETFDKLWLIITQQFYWTPFFLFLFYLIYKKIGGKQTLYLLLFVAVLIAFTDQTCNLFKHTFQRLRPCNNPDLASVIRIVQVRKSFSFFSGHAANTMAVATFLFLVLRRYFKYLGFLFLWPLIFAYSRIYLGLHYPGDILAGYFFGAFFGFLIYLLYRRLKPLYFPG, encoded by the coding sequence ATGTTGGAAAAAATACAGGAATTAGATATTCGTTTATTGGTATATCTAAATGGTTTAGGTTCTGAAACTTTTGATAAATTGTGGCTGATTATTACTCAGCAGTTTTATTGGACACCTTTTTTTTTATTTCTGTTTTATCTTATCTATAAAAAAATAGGAGGAAAACAAACATTGTATCTGCTGCTTTTTGTAGCGGTTCTGATTGCTTTTACAGATCAGACCTGTAATTTGTTTAAGCACACTTTTCAGCGTTTACGTCCATGTAACAATCCGGATCTGGCATCTGTTATACGAATTGTTCAGGTTCGAAAATCATTCAGCTTTTTCTCAGGGCACGCAGCCAATACTATGGCTGTAGCAACCTTTTTATTTTTGGTTTTAAGACGTTATTTTAAATATTTAGGATTCCTGTTCTTATGGCCTTTAATTTTTGCTTACAGCCGAATTTATTTAGGATTGCATTATCCTGGTGATATTCTTGCCGGATATTTCTTTGGAGCCTTTTTCGGTTTCCTTATTTATCTGCTGTACCGCAGGTTAAAACCGCTTTATTTTCCGGGATAG
- a CDS encoding Sec-independent protein translocase subunit TatA/TatB, protein MFGIGGGELVFILFIVLMLFGSDKVPEIARTMGKAMAQLKNATNDIKSEIQKGAEANGLDAKSLNSLTGNINAEIESAKSNLLGDTNNLLGDTATEIDKVKEDIDSLSGPIKRQR, encoded by the coding sequence ATGTTCGGTATAGGAGGAGGAGAATTAGTTTTCATACTGTTTATAGTGCTAATGCTTTTTGGATCTGATAAAGTTCCGGAAATTGCCCGTACTATGGGAAAAGCTATGGCTCAGTTAAAAAATGCAACTAACGATATTAAAAGCGAAATTCAGAAAGGAGCAGAGGCTAATGGTCTTGACGCTAAATCTTTGAACAGCTTAACAGGTAATATCAATGCCGAGATTGAAAGTGCTAAATCGAATTTATTAGGTGATACTAACAATTTATTGGGCGATACTGCAACAGAGATTGATAAAGTAAAAGAAGATATTGATTCACTTTCAGGACCTATAAAACGTCAAAGATAA
- a CDS encoding M1 family metallopeptidase, with protein sequence MKKLSLLLLFPAMLAAQEKTTAPRQQGKYDTNKFSQMYDLLATPNMFRTASGAPGPAYYQQQADYKIDIELDDKNSRLSGSETITYSNNSPDSLEYLWIQLDQNQARANGQTSLAEGEKINQVLPLEGFSSKYLKKDLERGFNIEQVKDAKGNPLSYTINETMMRINLVSPLKPGEKISFSIKWWYNINNYQKEGGRSGYEFFEKDGNKLYVIAQFYPRMAVYNDVEGWQNMQFWGSGEFALPFGNFDVNITVPADHVVDATGELTNRSEVFTAEQVKRYEQAQKSFDKPVVIVTQAEAEAAEKGFSEKKKTWKFSAKNVRDFGIASSRKFIYDAMAVKLSNKTVMAESVYPKEANPLWGETSTMTVAHTLKSYSSHTFDYPYPKAVSVSAEDQGMEYPMICWNYGRPDANGVTSREVKNGMIGVVIHEVGHNFFPMIVNSDERQWTWMDEGLNSFLEYLAEQELDPTFPSRRGPAKNIVPYMSGDQKFLEPIMSNSETIHQFGNNAYGKPATGLNILREVVMGKELFDYAFKTYANRWKFKHPTPEDFFRTMEDASAVDLDWFFRGWFYSTDFVDIGIKDVKQYYVSDTPTTDIKDIKVRKGRFGYEKGPFVYLVSGDNAEVNASKKKALKVEDFKPLSDYVNQTFTAEEKASIKSPKYFYEVEFNKPGGMIMPILVEITYEDGTKDNYHYPAQIWRKGNESAKKVYATSKAIKSIQIDPKLLTADIDVTNNSWPKVEQKSKFD encoded by the coding sequence GATACGAATAAATTCAGCCAGATGTATGATTTGCTGGCAACTCCCAATATGTTTCGTACTGCTTCGGGAGCACCGGGGCCGGCATACTATCAACAGCAGGCAGATTATAAAATTGATATTGAATTAGACGATAAAAATTCAAGATTAAGTGGTTCTGAAACCATCACGTATTCTAATAATTCTCCGGATAGTTTAGAGTACTTATGGATTCAGTTAGATCAAAATCAGGCGAGAGCAAACGGACAGACTTCTTTGGCAGAAGGAGAAAAAATAAATCAGGTATTGCCGCTCGAAGGTTTTTCGAGTAAATATCTAAAGAAAGATTTAGAGCGCGGTTTTAATATCGAGCAGGTTAAAGATGCTAAAGGGAATCCGTTGTCTTACACAATCAACGAAACCATGATGCGTATTAATCTGGTTTCGCCATTAAAACCGGGAGAGAAAATTTCATTCTCAATAAAATGGTGGTACAATATTAATAATTACCAAAAAGAAGGCGGACGTTCTGGGTATGAATTTTTCGAAAAAGACGGTAACAAATTATATGTTATTGCTCAATTCTATCCAAGAATGGCAGTTTATAATGATGTTGAAGGATGGCAGAATATGCAGTTTTGGGGAAGCGGGGAGTTTGCGCTCCCGTTTGGGAATTTTGATGTGAACATCACGGTTCCTGCAGATCATGTTGTAGATGCAACCGGAGAGCTGACAAACAGAAGTGAAGTTTTTACAGCAGAACAAGTTAAACGTTACGAACAGGCTCAAAAATCATTTGACAAACCGGTTGTGATTGTGACTCAGGCAGAAGCTGAAGCGGCTGAAAAAGGATTTTCTGAAAAGAAAAAAACATGGAAATTCAGCGCTAAAAACGTTCGAGATTTTGGTATTGCTTCATCAAGAAAATTCATTTACGATGCTATGGCCGTAAAATTGAGCAATAAAACTGTGATGGCAGAATCTGTTTATCCAAAAGAAGCCAATCCGCTTTGGGGAGAAACTTCGACAATGACAGTAGCGCATACTTTAAAAAGTTATTCTTCTCATACTTTTGATTATCCGTATCCAAAAGCAGTTTCTGTTTCGGCAGAAGATCAGGGAATGGAATATCCAATGATATGCTGGAATTATGGCCGCCCGGATGCAAACGGAGTAACAAGCAGAGAGGTTAAAAACGGAATGATAGGGGTTGTAATTCACGAGGTGGGACATAATTTCTTCCCGATGATTGTAAACTCAGATGAGCGTCAGTGGACATGGATGGACGAAGGTCTGAATTCCTTTCTGGAATATTTAGCAGAGCAGGAATTGGATCCAACTTTCCCTTCAAGACGCGGACCTGCAAAAAATATTGTTCCTTATATGAGTGGTGACCAGAAATTTTTAGAGCCTATTATGTCTAATTCTGAAACCATTCACCAATTTGGAAACAATGCGTACGGAAAACCGGCAACAGGTCTTAATATTTTAAGAGAAGTGGTAATGGGGAAAGAATTGTTTGATTATGCGTTTAAAACGTATGCAAACAGATGGAAGTTCAAGCACCCGACTCCGGAAGATTTCTTTAGAACGATGGAAGATGCTTCGGCAGTAGATCTGGACTGGTTTTTTAGAGGATGGTTTTATTCAACTGATTTTGTAGATATCGGAATTAAAGATGTAAAGCAATATTATGTTTCTGATACGCCTACGACAGATATTAAAGATATCAAAGTAAGAAAGGGAAGATTTGGATACGAAAAAGGACCTTTTGTATATCTGGTTTCCGGTGATAATGCAGAAGTGAATGCTTCTAAGAAAAAAGCCCTGAAAGTAGAAGATTTCAAACCATTGTCAGATTATGTAAATCAGACTTTTACAGCAGAGGAAAAAGCAAGCATAAAATCGCCTAAATATTTTTATGAAGTAGAATTCAATAAACCAGGGGGGATGATTATGCCTATTCTGGTTGAAATTACATATGAAGACGGTACAAAAGATAATTATCACTATCCGGCTCAGATCTGGAGAAAAGGAAATGAATCTGCGAAGAAAGTTTATGCGACTTCAAAAGCAATAAAAAGTATTCAGATCGATCCGAAATTATTAACCGCAGATATTGATGTAACCAATAATTCATGGCCAAAAGTTGAGCAAAAATCAAAATTTGACTAG